DNA from Brassica napus cultivar Da-Ae chromosome C4, Da-Ae, whole genome shotgun sequence:
TGGGCTTTTGATGCTAGCTTTTTGTTGATGCAATTAATGGAAATCTagattattaaaaaagaagtaccaatttgaaaatgttcttacttcattaattaatttttttttttgcttatctttttcagttgcatttatgaaatatcttaaaacgaataaaactgtctaatttattacttgtcttttcagttacattaatgaaatatacttaaataaatttaaatttcctattttattgtttgtctttttcaattaccttaatgaaatatccttaaataaatttggacataatgtcatttaatcaaccaaaaaactcatgagttatctttacgtgcataattttaataatggagatttttaaaaacgtgcatcattaaaatgttacctaaaacatgcagcactaatatataacatgcttcaataaaactagaatttgactcacacaattgtacggatattattttcagttgattaaatttaaaaataattatttattcaaaaaatatttaagaatggctatgtttttaaaaattatatggtattatttgctcataactcatttgtcatttgataaattgttagaaagaaaattttagcataacaTAACTCaattgtcatttgctaaatttatggtttttatttatatttttttattatttaattataatattttcattttatatttgaaaaataaatgaattttcatacgaacaatatttttgtaaatgtattttttaaaaaataatcaattaaaattgttattatcattgaatatcattatttttgacataatttgagttttcttttacatcaaaacttatcatattttaggataattttaatttaaaatgtaattttcatatttttcaaacaaattctaaaaatattttttaaatattttcttataattgttaaaaaaaatattgagttgcatttcaaataaaaaggtaaagatattaaaaatattctaattaaaatatgtaaaatttaatattgttttaaggaaattgtcaaaataaaaaaaatacacataaaataatcatgatttttgttaactgggcggatcattatttatatgatatcgcacacgaaagaaaaaattctgtttttaaaattatctaattaactctatatttatttttttattttttttatatgatatcacacattcgtaaaaaatagatagtttaagatgcaaaaaaaaaaatttacttaatgaatataatatgaacaaatattaaaaatacatcatttaataaaataaataattaaaaactaaaaattcatatccgcgctggcgcgcgggtCAGTgtctagtttttatttaaaagaaaaagtcaACTTTTgtcacttctttttttttacatcctTTGTCACGATTAGGCCTAGGCATTTGGAATCTCAATCGGGTTTTGGTTTTGTCCAATGAATCTCGATTTTTCggatttatcaaaatcaactccattcggattatatgaaagttcggttcaggaccggttcgggttttaTCAGGTTAAGATCGGGGTTAATAAATCTTTAAAGAACCTGTACAACCcgatgtactttcgggttcgggtcccaatcggttcttcggttttaaaGTACTTGACTTAtatctattttgtaaccaaaacataagtaaaatcggttcttcagtTTTAAAGTAATTGATTTGTACTTTTTTTGTAATCGAAACATAAGTAAaatagattcaaaaaaaaaaaaaaaacatcaaacgtgatcattcaaaatcaaacgaaagaTAAATATAGTTATTGATAgaaaaaaccaaataaatgaaagtataaaacaaaaaaaactaagtcttcatgaaatgaaaaaaactatttaatgaaaacaaaaccaaaatctaaaaatttcaaGCCTCAACCGCCACTTTCAACTATCAACTTTtatgtaatagataattattttagatgtataataatatcttagtgtattttggatacatattaggaattgagattaTGTTTGgtacaatttattttttggagttttgaatcTTTCgagttctatcggatatccatttaagttcgggttcggttcggataatgcccataacccaaaataccataaaacaagatccatttgGTATTTATCGCGGGTTCAGATAGGTTCGGATTATCGAATTGGGTTCGGTTCATATTTTTGTGTTCAGTTTATTTGTCCTGCCCTAATCACGTCTTTAAGGTATATTCGAATATATTTTCCAGATTAggatatataatatgatttatatagtttaatttaaattactAAATGGCCGTCAGTGgaggaaaaagaaaatattatttttgcatATCTGCTCCGATGGCTTTTAATTTTctaatagtttatttttctttatattttaattctatGATTTCATTCAGCTTGTTTTTTCTAAGTTTTCggagaaatttttgtttttcaccAGACTTTTGTAATCAGCGAAAAGCTCATTTTACTTTGATCttgttataaaccatttagtgatCGACCCATTTATCAGCTTGTTATAAACTATTTAGTGATCGACCCATTTATCAGCCCGTGTAGCGAGACGGACCAAGCCCATCTGCAGGATCATACTGGTgcctatctactcttgtgtttatctacattatagttggtgtttatcttacgtattgctagtcattatctagttaaggataagtacgatctcatgtcgatcCAGTACTTAAACCGTCATTACCATATCTATATAAAGACCAGttggtcgacctaataatacacacaagttcccctcttcattcacaacacgttatcagcacgacctTGTCTCTAAACCCTTCCAAAAATCCACCACCCATAAATCAGAAACCAAACGATCTCTTGCTATTTTCCGGCGACTCCTAAAGCTCTTCCAGTCGCCTCCTTTTCTCTCTGTCAGCAACCAGCAGCAGCTCTCTCTCCTCACAGACCGTTCAACTCATCACAAAAGGTTCAGGTATCTtcagaaaactcaaaacaaaaccaaaaaggaTTTAAACCCTCAGCCGCATACATACAGCTACATCTAGTCGTATGTCTTTGCAGGataaaatctaaaaccctaatctatttTCAAAGCTTAAATCTCGTCTTGTTTCACCCTGTTtaagcttgtttgattttttttaatcttcctgATGTGAGTTAATTGCTAGAACCTTTTAGGTTGACAAttacaccaattttttttttacatatccgACTGCTGCATCAACTTAATCTGATTGTTTGCTTGCATTAGAAACTTGTTCTTGAATGTTTAAAGTCTTTCTCTGATATGTTGAAATCGACTAGAACCTGTCtcaaatttgaaagaatttttttaatatttttaagaaaaatccgatttttcttatagataaatctgaaattttaaagataaatccgatttttttgataaatccgactgaaaacaatatattatatattttaattcgattttcctatttttttaaaCCTTATAtctttatcttaaaaaaaatatatataggatTTTCAGCATTTATCagaaaaatatcaatttatttttttttcctaatcctaCTTGGAATAGGAATTGCTAgtatttatctgaaaataaataaatttcggATTATTACTGATATACTAGcattatcaaatcattatatttaatctgataaatatcaaaaacaaataaaagtaagaaataattgcattttttttgaaaatgtatactaatctgatttcatgcatggatttaactttatctcgattttgtataggtttaactttaccttcctgcataTCACATGAAATCATCTGATTAGGATAGATCATTCATACTGATTAGTTTACTTTCATGTCGAAAATTGATAAAACTGATCAGATTTCATGCAATGGATTTAACTTTATCATAGATGTATatgtttaactttaccttcctgcataTACATGAAATCGTTTGGATCattggaaaaaaatattgttatttactTGCATTGCTTGTATCCGACTGAAAGAGTATGTGAATGATCcgattattttcttactaatggggataaactacaaatatttttcagatGTCAAAGATTGCGAATCTTGATTTCAGTGCTTTGAAAAGCAATGGTGACAACTACCTGGAATGGGCGCTTGATGCAAAGATCATGCTGAGATCAAAAGATCTTGGTGACACAATAACCAAAGACAACAATTCCAGTGACAAAGACAAGTATAGAGCTATCTACATGATACGCCACCATCTCCAAGAGAACTTGAAAACTCAGTACATGACCATGGAAAATCCATATGACCTTTGGATCGCTTTACAGCGAAGATATgaccaccagaaaacggtgttgcttccaaaggctcaATATGATTGGAAACACATAAGGTTCTTGGACTACAAATCAGTAGACGAGTACAACTCAGTCCTGTTCAGAATTGTGTCCTTGTTAAGGTTATGTGGTGAAAAAGTAACCGAGGAAGAGATGCTTAATAAAACTCTCTCCACGTTTCCTCAAACCAACATGGTATTGCAACAGCAGTACAGAGAGAGGAATTTCGCCACATATACTGAGTTGATAGAATGTCTCTTGTTGGCTGAAGCTAACAACGAACTGTTATTgaaaaacagtgagatgagacctcctGGTACAGCTCCATTACCCGACATCTCTAAGCTGGCTATAGAGCCAAAGAAAGAGAGTAACCTTGTCCAACACAATGACCATCCCGGTCCAAACCGTGGAAGAAGTCAAGGACGAGGTCGTGGTTCTTTTAAAGCACACGGGCGAGGACGTGGTCGCGGTACCACACCCGGCTTTAGCCGTGGTCGTGGCCGAGGCCGTAGTGTGTCTTTTAAACCACAGATCAAAGCTGATCGATGCCACAGATGTGGTATGGGTAATCATTGGGCAAAGAATTGCCGAACTCCTAAGCATTTGTGTGAGCTTTACATGGAGAGCTTAAAAAGAAACCCGGAAGCTAACATGGTTCGAGACTCGGGatatgatggtgatgatgatgatgacttggAAGACGTCCAGGATCACAAGCACGAGTCAGACAAAGTTGATCACATGGAGTTTGAAACTTCAGACATACTGAAATAAGGAATTAAAATTCCATAtcgtttttttattgttttcccCTGGATTTGGTGTTCTTTAAGATTGTTTATCAGTGTTTGGCTTTGGATTTAACTTTATTCTtatgaatgaataaaaaaaatttcatttctcATATGCCTAAGAATTAGATCATTAAAGATACCAtctctgaaaattttattattgttcattAACTTTATGATTATTGTTTTTGAAGAATGAAAAGTGGAATGGATACAATCGTGGTGGACAGTGGCaccagccacaccattttgagAGACAAACGATTTTTCATACATCTCACACATAAGGTAGCTAACATCACCACTATAGCTGGCACGGCTAGCTTAATTGAAGGCTATGGCCACGCCAATATCTTATTGCCAAAAGGTACACATCTTGAGATTGAAGATGCTTTGTACTCACCTAGCTCAAACAGAAGtctattgagctttaaagacataaGACTGAATGGTTTCCACATCGAAACAATGGGTGAAGGAAGTAAAGAATTCCtacagatttataaaatcaCCCAAGGCAATAAGAAAGTCTTTGAGACTATACCTGCGTGTGGGACTGGTCTTTATTATGCCCAGACCAGTCTTGTTGAGGCTAATGCCGTCTTGAATAAAGAATTCAAAGAAGAGTTCACTCTTTGGCACAATCGGCTGGGACACCCCGGTtcgaacatgatgcgaaaactcatatcaaattcaaatggtcacagtttgaaaacaaaaagagcTATCCCTAAGAATATCACATGTGAAGCATGCTCACAAGGGAAACTAATTACTAAGCCATCACGTACCAAAGTGAATAAGGAAGTGACAAATTTCCTAGAAAGAATACAAgttgatatttgtggaccaatgcacccaccttgtgggacatttagatattttatggtcctgattgatgcatccacaagatggtcacatgtttgtctcCTATCAACTCGTAATCTAGCACTTGCAAGATTGCTGGTtcagataataagactgagagcacattttccagattttccattaaagactatacgtctagacaatgcaagtgaattcacttcccaagcttttaatgactattgtatgtccatgggggtaagtgtggagcaTTCTGTAGCACATGTCCATACTCAGAATGGCCTGGCTGAATCCTTTATAAAACGGATCCAGCTGATTGCCCGACCACTCTTAATGAATACCAAACTcccagtatcagcttggggacatgcaGTACTACATGCAGCTGAGctaattcgcatcaggccatctagtgagcacaAATACTCGCCATCCCAACTACtaacgggtcatgagccagatatATCCCATCTAAGAGTTTTTGGATGTGCCGTCCAAGTGCCTAtagcaccaccacagagaacaaagatgggacctcagagGAGGATGGGAGTATATGTTGGATACGATTCCCCTTCTATTATTAAGTACCTAGAGCCAACAacaggtgatttgtttaaggccaggttcgcggattgtcattttgatgaatcccAGTATCCAGCATTAGGGGGAGATTATGGTAAGCTGGTACAGGATATaaaatggaatcaaacatccttaacaTGGCaggatcctcggactagagattgtgatctagaagtccggaagattatacatcttcaagagctagctaaCAGATTTCCAGATTcttttgctgacccaaatagagtaaccaagtcata
Protein-coding regions in this window:
- the LOC106374009 gene encoding uncharacterized protein LOC106374009, which gives rise to MSKIANLDFSALKSNGDNYLEWALDAKIMLRSKDLGDTITKDNNSSDKDKYRAIYMIRHHLQENLKTQYMTMENPYDLWIALQRRYDHQKTVLLPKAQYDWKHIRFLDYKSVDEYNSVLFRIVSLLRLCGEKVTEEEMLNKTLSTFPQTNMVLQQQYRERNFATYTELIECLLLAEANNELLLKNSEMRPPGTAPLPDISKLAIEPKKESNLVQHNDHPGPNRGRSQGRGRGSFKAHGRGRGRGTTPGFSRGRGRGRSVSFKPQIKADRCHRCGMGNHWAKNCRTPKHLCELYMESLKRNPEANMVRDSGYDGDDDDDLEDVQDHKHESDKVDHMEFETSDILK